The following nucleotide sequence is from Pseudonocardia abyssalis.
GGCGGCGTCGGCCGGTTCTCCACCGGTCACTTCTGCGTCATGATCGACCGCGGCGACTACTGGCAGTGCGGCTACCTCATCCGTAAGGGCGGCGACACCGCGCTGCGCGCCGCGGGTATCGAGGAGCTGCAGCGGCGCTTCGCCGGTCTGCTGCCGTGGATGGCCGACCGGACGGGCGCGCTGGAGTCCTGGGACGACGTCAAGCTGCTCGATGTCCGGCTGGAGCGGCTGCGGCGCTGGGACCTCGACGGGCTGCTGCTGATCGGCGACGCGGCGCACGCGATGTCGCCGGTCGGCGGGGTGGGCATCAACCTCGCCGTCGCCGACGCCGTCGCGACCGCCCGGCTGCTCGCCCCGGCGCTGCGCAGCGGGGGTGTCGTGCCGCGCTCGGTGCTGCGCACGGTGCAGCGGCGGCGGTGGTGGCCGACCGCGCTCGTGCAGGGTGCGCAGCGGCTCGCGCACCGCGCGATCCTGGGGCCGGCCATCGCCACGGCGACACCAGCCCCGACCGGCCCCGTGGGCATGGCCGACGACGGTGGGCTCGCCCCGGCCCCGCTCGCGAGCCTGCCGTTCCCGCTGCGGATGCTGCAGCGCTTCCCGGTACTGCAGGGGATCCCGGCGCGGCTGGTCGCGATCGGCCCGCTGCCGGAGCACGCGCCCGAGTGGGCCCGCCGCGAGCCGGAGCC
It contains:
- a CDS encoding FAD-dependent oxidoreductase yields the protein MVNSERTTCLVVGGGPAGMVLGLLMARAGVEVTVLEKHADFLRDFRGDTVHASTLNLLDELGLGDRFAAVPQRLLERITGQFDTGTVQISDMRRLPGAHKHIALVPQWDFLDLLAEVAAEEPTFTLRREAEVVGLLRDGSRVTGVRFVDRTDGTEHDLRAELTVACDGRGSAVRAAAALEPRSFGVPMDIWWFRLPRRETDPIGGVGRFSTGHFCVMIDRGDYWQCGYLIRKGGDTALRAAGIEELQRRFAGLLPWMADRTGALESWDDVKLLDVRLERLRRWDLDGLLLIGDAAHAMSPVGGVGINLAVADAVATARLLAPALRSGGVVPRSVLRTVQRRRWWPTALVQGAQRLAHRAILGPAIATATPAPTGPVGMADDGGLAPAPLASLPFPLRMLQRFPVLQGIPARLVAIGPLPEHAPEWARREPEPVARP